A window of the Natronospira proteinivora genome harbors these coding sequences:
- a CDS encoding cytochrome c peroxidase, whose product MHYWIFLGGSAVRPLALICFFLSGFLIGCSQDDIDSAVEPVRDSDRESVDDDNDDSLQELADLVRQLSNERGLTGDAAPGSGAVTPDNDSLVKLGQLLFFSTSLSGMKDVACASCHHPELAMGDGLSLSIGTGAKVPHHLGKGRSLLPERDLDPREDSGPNVPRNSQTIFNVSLYNRSLFHDGRLFVIDEEEKPGGEGQQFQTPESGNLVHMGDGENLLEVQALFPLVNNREMRAFSHPEMVPEDYRTMLVERLRDSDPSSELSWHSRFEAAFPETDDPINLGNIQRALAAYQASLLFVDNPWSEFLRFEEEDDVVLSEEELRGAWLFLAGSDQGGMACYACHSGDRFTNESFFNVGFPQIGRGQRQGGVDRGRWGVTQDPSDHFRFRVPSLLNIEVRAPYGHSGSFATLEDLVLWHSDPEYWHNQLDRFLLELPQFHGGRVLTLYPNARRLTEEVIEHETFQEALEKLPESPPTNEQVDDLVSFLETLTDPCVEDAACLSPWTPDLDEDPDGQLLVKGETHGGNLWADDSTDPSYPDFIALDHPSRPARDTFPDVVSCSDGMSSALNHNEERFVHREDLNLDDQHGFSAEGWVADGQSGIEMRMFSGGISAAYINTDCWPDLIFTGGEDSGLLFYENLGGQNGFSRSEKLSGMDRRDFSFFTNVSLMDLNGDFYQELLVSNISPDEGVPVLGMNEHENYQEIARLPMSRSTWGLAFSDFEQTGYPGFFMAHWSGGADGLAPALWVNEGGDQLLPSDEAGGTSSAYLDQNFNFAPIFSDLTGNAIPDLLIASDFGTSSVLMNSPESETTFVNVTDGDVITDENGMGAVVGDFQNNGKLDWFVTSIFDRVEDPIGNWGTSGNRLYRNVSQNGGLEFEDVTEESGVRKGGWGWGACAADFNNNGFLDIFHVNGFGRLPASVYASEWYEYITGGRFMDNPPVLFMNNGDGTFEEKAIEWNLDVASQGTGVACLDYDRDGDVDIVLVDNSSGIQFFENQVGHGAGARFLNVRLVGQPPNTHALGAKVEVSADVGNGHGFQRQMRESMAHSSFNGQNLPNMHFGMGEAEMAEIRVMWPDGEEQICSDVPVNQFLVIDQRESGCPHSSMD is encoded by the coding sequence ATGCATTATTGGATATTTCTTGGCGGGTCCGCCGTACGGCCGCTTGCACTGATTTGTTTTTTCTTGTCCGGCTTTCTTATTGGCTGCAGCCAAGATGATATTGATAGCGCAGTTGAGCCAGTGCGTGATAGTGATCGCGAATCTGTCGATGATGATAACGATGACTCACTTCAAGAACTGGCGGATCTTGTTCGGCAACTGTCAAATGAGCGTGGTTTGACCGGGGATGCCGCTCCCGGGAGCGGTGCGGTAACACCTGATAATGATTCCCTGGTAAAGCTGGGGCAACTCCTTTTCTTCAGTACCAGCTTGAGTGGAATGAAGGACGTTGCCTGTGCCTCCTGCCATCATCCTGAATTGGCAATGGGTGATGGACTATCCCTATCCATAGGCACAGGAGCTAAGGTTCCCCATCATCTTGGTAAGGGTAGAAGCTTGTTGCCTGAAAGAGACTTGGATCCACGTGAAGATTCAGGGCCCAATGTTCCCCGCAATAGCCAAACCATCTTTAACGTATCCCTCTACAATCGTTCCTTGTTTCACGATGGGCGACTTTTCGTGATTGATGAAGAAGAAAAGCCTGGTGGTGAAGGGCAGCAATTCCAAACCCCTGAAAGTGGGAATCTGGTACATATGGGGGATGGAGAAAACCTGTTGGAGGTTCAGGCCCTGTTTCCATTGGTTAATAACCGAGAGATGAGGGCCTTTTCCCATCCGGAAATGGTCCCGGAAGATTACCGGACCATGTTGGTTGAGCGTCTTCGGGATTCAGATCCGAGTTCAGAACTTTCTTGGCACTCACGTTTTGAGGCAGCTTTCCCCGAAACAGATGATCCAATAAATCTGGGTAACATTCAAAGGGCATTGGCGGCTTACCAGGCATCGTTGTTATTTGTGGATAATCCCTGGAGTGAGTTTCTGAGGTTTGAAGAGGAAGACGATGTTGTCCTTTCTGAAGAAGAATTAAGAGGGGCGTGGCTATTCCTGGCTGGCTCAGATCAAGGAGGGATGGCTTGCTATGCTTGCCATTCAGGTGATCGATTCACCAATGAATCCTTTTTTAATGTCGGTTTCCCGCAGATTGGTCGTGGCCAGCGCCAGGGTGGTGTAGATAGGGGGCGGTGGGGGGTCACCCAAGACCCATCTGACCACTTTCGCTTTCGTGTCCCCTCCTTGTTGAATATTGAGGTCAGGGCGCCCTATGGTCACTCAGGTAGCTTCGCTACTTTGGAGGACCTGGTTCTTTGGCATAGCGATCCGGAATACTGGCACAATCAGCTCGACCGGTTTCTGCTGGAGCTTCCTCAGTTTCACGGGGGAAGGGTGCTTACTCTCTACCCCAATGCAAGGCGTCTAACTGAAGAAGTAATTGAGCATGAGACGTTCCAAGAGGCGCTTGAGAAGCTCCCGGAATCACCACCGACAAATGAGCAGGTGGATGATTTGGTGTCTTTCCTGGAGACCTTGACGGACCCTTGTGTCGAAGATGCCGCCTGCCTTTCGCCCTGGACCCCAGACCTCGATGAGGATCCGGATGGTCAATTGCTGGTAAAAGGCGAAACCCATGGCGGCAATCTATGGGCTGATGACAGCACCGATCCGTCCTACCCGGATTTTATTGCCTTGGACCATCCATCAAGACCTGCAAGGGATACTTTTCCGGATGTTGTTAGCTGTAGTGATGGTATGTCTTCAGCGCTCAATCACAATGAAGAACGATTTGTGCACCGTGAAGATTTGAACTTGGATGACCAACATGGATTTAGCGCTGAAGGCTGGGTAGCCGATGGTCAGTCCGGCATTGAAATGAGGATGTTTTCCGGTGGTATTTCTGCTGCTTATATCAATACAGACTGTTGGCCTGACCTGATTTTTACCGGTGGTGAGGATTCAGGGCTGCTTTTCTATGAGAACTTGGGTGGTCAGAATGGATTTTCTCGGTCCGAGAAGCTTTCAGGTATGGATCGTCGAGATTTTTCCTTCTTTACTAACGTTTCCTTGATGGACTTGAATGGGGATTTCTATCAAGAGCTGTTGGTGAGCAACATAAGTCCTGATGAAGGTGTCCCGGTGCTCGGTATGAACGAGCATGAAAATTATCAGGAAATCGCTCGTCTCCCCATGTCGAGAAGTACATGGGGCTTGGCATTTTCAGATTTCGAGCAAACAGGCTACCCGGGATTTTTTATGGCCCACTGGTCTGGTGGTGCTGATGGTCTGGCGCCGGCTCTCTGGGTCAATGAGGGCGGTGACCAGTTGCTTCCCTCTGATGAGGCTGGGGGGACTTCCTCAGCCTATTTGGATCAGAATTTTAATTTCGCACCCATTTTCTCGGACTTAACCGGGAATGCTATACCAGACTTGCTGATTGCATCGGACTTCGGAACGAGCTCAGTTCTGATGAATAGTCCAGAATCTGAAACAACATTCGTAAATGTTACAGATGGCGACGTGATTACTGATGAGAATGGAATGGGGGCTGTTGTTGGTGATTTCCAGAATAATGGGAAGTTGGATTGGTTTGTGACATCGATCTTTGATCGGGTTGAAGATCCAATCGGGAATTGGGGGACAAGTGGAAATCGTCTATATCGGAATGTGAGTCAGAATGGAGGTCTAGAGTTTGAGGATGTGACGGAGGAGTCCGGCGTCAGAAAAGGTGGTTGGGGATGGGGGGCTTGTGCGGCGGATTTCAATAACAACGGTTTCCTGGATATTTTCCATGTGAACGGTTTTGGTCGTTTACCAGCCAGTGTGTATGCGTCGGAATGGTATGAATACATTACCGGTGGTCGCTTCATGGATAATCCGCCTGTGCTGTTCATGAATAACGGTGATGGAACCTTTGAAGAGAAAGCGATTGAGTGGAATCTGGATGTCGCCTCGCAAGGCACAGGCGTTGCTTGTTTGGATTATGACCGAGATGGCGATGTGGATATCGTGCTGGTGGATAATTCCAGTGGCATTCAATTCTTTGAAAATCAGGTTGGTCATGGAGCTGGGGCCCGCTTCCTGAATGTTCGTCTGGTTGGCCAGCCGCCGAATACCCATGCCTTGGGTGCCAAGGTGGAAGTCAGTGCTGATGTGGGCAATGGTCATGGGTTTCAGCGTCAAATGCGGGAAAGCATGGCCCATAGCAGCTTTAACGGACAAAACCTTCCAAATATGCATTTTGGTATGGGTGAAGCGGAAATGGCGGAGATTCGGGTAATGTGGCCAGATGGTGAGGAGCAGATTTGTAGTGATGTGCCTGTGAATCAATTTCTGGTCATTGACCAGAGAGAGTCAGGCTGTCCACATTCCAGTATGGATTGA
- a CDS encoding ComEA family DNA-binding protein produces the protein MKLQGIKALFAALIFVAAHAVIAGQAVNINTASAETLAENLDGVGEARAEAIVEFREENGRFMSADDLSLVSGIGSTTVDRNREWIQVDD, from the coding sequence ATGAAACTCCAAGGAATCAAGGCCCTTTTCGCCGCGCTAATCTTCGTCGCTGCCCATGCCGTGATTGCCGGCCAAGCCGTGAACATCAATACCGCCTCGGCCGAGACATTGGCGGAGAACCTGGATGGCGTGGGGGAGGCCCGTGCCGAGGCCATCGTGGAATTCCGCGAGGAGAACGGCCGATTCATGAGTGCCGATGATCTCAGTCTGGTATCGGGGATTGGTAGTACCACGGTAGATCGGAATCGGGAATGGATCCAGGTCGACGATTGA
- the uvrB gene encoding excinuclease ABC subunit UvrB, whose protein sequence is MAFELISDYQPAGDQPAAIRQLNEGIANGLASQTLLGVTGSGKTFTVANVIQTQQRPTLVMAPNKTLAAQLYGELRDFFPNNAVEYFVSYYDYYQPEAYVPSSDTFIEKDASINKHIEQMRLSATKALMERRDAVIVATVSAIYGLGDPDAYLKMVIHLDRGDRIDQRSLLRRLAELQYNRNEIDLQPGTYRVRGEVIDIFPAESEREALRVEMFDDEIEGLSLFDPLTGEILRKLPRFTVYPTTHYVTPRDKLLAAMEKIKVELGERLEQLRKADKLVEAQRLEQRTRFDLEMINELGYCSGIENYSRHLSGRGPGEPPPTLFEYLPKDALLVLDESHVTIPQLGGMYKGDRSRKETLVEYGFRLPSALDNRPLKFEEFEHLMPQSLYISATPGPYEKKYAGQTVEQVVRPTGLVDPEVDVRPASSQVDDLLSEAGKRIQKGERVLVTTLTKRMAEDLTEYLAEHGTRVRYLHSDIDTVERTELIRDLRLGEFDVLVGINLLREGLDIPEVSLVAILDADKEGFLRSEGSLIQTMGRAARNVNGTAILYADRMTGSMERAMAETQRRREKQLAHNEAHGISPKGIQKKIADVMEGAHADKAPAMQRAKRVADTARRYQAMNPEQAMQKIKKLEKQMYEHARNMEFEEAATLRDEIARIKTDVLNMPSEQAG, encoded by the coding sequence ATGGCATTTGAACTGATCAGTGATTACCAGCCCGCCGGCGACCAGCCCGCGGCCATACGACAGCTCAATGAAGGCATTGCCAACGGCCTGGCAAGCCAGACCCTGCTGGGGGTGACCGGTTCGGGCAAGACCTTCACCGTGGCCAATGTGATCCAGACCCAACAGCGGCCGACTCTGGTGATGGCGCCGAACAAGACTCTGGCGGCCCAACTCTATGGCGAATTGCGGGACTTCTTTCCCAATAACGCCGTGGAGTACTTCGTCTCCTACTATGATTACTACCAGCCCGAGGCCTATGTGCCTTCCTCGGACACCTTCATCGAGAAGGATGCCTCCATCAACAAGCACATCGAGCAGATGCGCCTGTCGGCTACCAAGGCCCTGATGGAGCGGCGGGATGCCGTGATTGTGGCCACGGTTTCGGCCATCTACGGTCTGGGGGACCCCGACGCCTATCTCAAGATGGTGATTCACCTGGACCGGGGTGATCGCATTGATCAACGCTCCCTGCTGCGCCGCCTGGCCGAGCTGCAGTACAACCGCAATGAGATTGATCTGCAGCCGGGGACCTACCGGGTACGCGGGGAGGTCATCGACATCTTCCCGGCGGAATCCGAGCGCGAGGCCCTGCGGGTAGAGATGTTCGACGATGAAATCGAGGGCCTGAGCCTGTTTGACCCCCTCACCGGCGAGATCCTGCGCAAACTGCCCCGATTCACGGTCTATCCCACCACCCACTATGTGACGCCCCGGGACAAGCTGCTGGCCGCCATGGAGAAGATCAAGGTGGAGCTGGGCGAGCGCCTCGAGCAGCTGCGCAAGGCCGATAAATTGGTGGAGGCTCAGCGCCTGGAGCAACGCACCCGATTCGATCTGGAGATGATCAATGAGCTGGGCTACTGCAGCGGGATCGAGAACTACTCCCGGCATCTGTCCGGCCGCGGGCCGGGGGAGCCGCCGCCGACGCTGTTCGAGTATCTGCCCAAGGATGCCCTGCTGGTGCTGGACGAAAGTCATGTGACCATTCCCCAGCTGGGCGGCATGTACAAGGGCGACCGCTCCCGCAAGGAAACTCTGGTGGAATACGGATTCCGCCTGCCTTCTGCGCTGGATAACCGGCCCCTGAAGTTCGAGGAATTCGAGCACCTGATGCCCCAGAGCCTGTATATTTCCGCCACACCCGGCCCCTATGAGAAGAAATACGCCGGCCAGACGGTGGAACAGGTGGTCCGGCCCACCGGCCTGGTGGACCCGGAGGTGGATGTGCGCCCGGCCAGCTCTCAGGTGGACGATCTGCTCTCCGAGGCGGGGAAACGCATACAAAAAGGCGAGCGGGTACTGGTTACCACGCTCACCAAGCGCATGGCCGAGGATTTGACCGAATACCTGGCCGAACACGGCACCCGGGTACGCTATCTGCATTCGGATATCGACACGGTAGAGCGGACCGAGCTGATCCGGGATCTGCGGCTGGGGGAATTTGATGTGCTGGTGGGGATCAACCTCCTGCGGGAGGGGCTGGATATCCCGGAAGTCTCCCTGGTGGCCATACTGGATGCCGACAAGGAAGGCTTTTTGCGCTCAGAGGGTTCCCTGATCCAGACCATGGGCCGGGCGGCGCGTAATGTGAACGGCACCGCCATTCTCTATGCCGACCGGATGACCGGCTCCATGGAAAGGGCCATGGCCGAAACCCAGCGGCGCCGGGAAAAGCAGCTGGCCCATAACGAAGCCCATGGCATCTCACCCAAGGGCATTCAGAAAAAGATCGCCGATGTCATGGAAGGGGCCCATGCCGACAAGGCACCAGCCATGCAGCGGGCCAAGCGGGTGGCGGATACCGCCCGGCGTTATCAGGCCATGAATCCGGAACAGGCCATGCAGAAAATCAAGAAGCTTGAAAAGCAGATGTATGAACATGCTCGCAATATGGAGTTTGAAGAAGCGGCCACCCTCCGGGACGAAATTGCCCGGATCAAGACCGATGTCTTGAACATGCCGTCGGAGCAGGCAGGATAG
- a CDS encoding pyridoxal phosphate-dependent aminotransferase, with product MSDFLSERVQRLQPSPTLAVTQKAAELRAAGQDIIGLGAGEPDFDTPDNIKEAAIQAIRDGATKYTAVDGTPELKQAVIDKFKRDNQLDYELNQILVSTGAKQSLFNLCQAVVNPGDEVIIPAPYWVSYPAMVEIAGGKPVFITADWDQDYKITPKQLEAAITDKTRLVMLNSPSNPTGLAYTRAEFQALAEVLEAHPKLLIATDDMYEHILWADEPFSTLLNVAPGLYDRTVVFNGVSKAYAMTGWRIGYAGGPAEVIGAMKKVQGQSTSNPAAVSQAAAREALDGDQSKVTEMVKAFKERHDRVHQLLSDMPGVRVKPSMGTFYSFPDFREAIEKLDGVDDDKALAEYLLKEAGVALVPGSAFGLPGHMRLSFATDMATLEDACGRIHRALKS from the coding sequence ATGAGCGATTTCCTTTCAGAGCGCGTCCAACGACTGCAGCCCTCCCCCACCCTGGCGGTGACTCAAAAAGCGGCGGAATTGCGTGCCGCGGGCCAGGACATCATCGGCCTCGGGGCCGGGGAGCCCGATTTCGACACCCCTGACAACATCAAGGAAGCCGCCATCCAGGCCATTCGCGATGGCGCGACCAAGTATACCGCCGTGGACGGCACCCCTGAGCTCAAGCAGGCGGTGATCGACAAATTCAAGCGCGACAACCAGCTGGACTACGAGCTTAACCAGATTCTGGTCTCCACCGGCGCCAAACAGAGCCTGTTCAATCTCTGCCAGGCCGTGGTCAATCCGGGTGATGAGGTGATCATCCCCGCACCCTATTGGGTCTCCTACCCGGCCATGGTGGAAATCGCCGGCGGCAAGCCGGTCTTTATCACCGCCGATTGGGACCAAGATTACAAGATCACCCCCAAGCAGCTGGAAGCGGCCATCACGGACAAGACCCGCCTGGTGATGCTCAACAGCCCCTCCAACCCCACGGGCTTGGCCTATACCCGGGCCGAATTCCAGGCCCTGGCCGAGGTGCTGGAAGCGCATCCCAAGCTGCTGATCGCCACCGATGACATGTACGAGCATATTCTCTGGGCCGATGAGCCCTTCAGCACCCTGCTGAACGTAGCCCCGGGTCTCTACGACCGTACCGTGGTCTTCAACGGCGTCTCCAAGGCCTACGCCATGACCGGCTGGCGGATCGGCTACGCCGGCGGACCGGCTGAAGTCATCGGGGCCATGAAAAAAGTCCAGGGCCAGTCCACCTCCAATCCGGCTGCGGTAAGCCAGGCCGCTGCCCGGGAAGCGCTGGACGGCGATCAAAGCAAGGTCACGGAAATGGTCAAGGCCTTCAAAGAACGCCATGACCGGGTCCATCAACTGCTCTCCGATATGCCTGGGGTACGGGTGAAACCCTCCATGGGTACCTTCTACAGTTTCCCCGATTTCCGGGAGGCTATTGAAAAGCTCGACGGCGTGGATGACGACAAGGCCCTGGCCGAGTACCTGCTCAAGGAAGCTGGCGTGGCCCTGGTCCCGGGTTCGGCATTCGGACTGCCCGGTCACATGCGGCTGTCCTTCGCTACTGATATGGCGACCCTGGAAGATGCCTGCGGTCGTATTCACCGGGCCCTGAAATCATAG
- the chrA gene encoding chromate efflux transporter, with protein MARMAEIFAAFFKLGLTTFGGPVAHIGFFQRVFVQERQWLDSATYAELVALCQFLPGPASSQVGFAIGLHRGGLPGAMMAWLAFTLPSAAIMIGLGVGIMALDPADYEGLIRALKAAAVGVVAWAIWGMGRQLTPDWQRILMAALAVATAIMMTQLLNLAVLGQVAALILGALLAPLLLGKTVKTAGAPLSIPFHRRGGLLAGGLFLLFLSTLPLLAWLFPATWTAAMDVMYRAGALVFGGGHVVLPLLHAGTADMMDEDLFLAGYGAAQALPGPLFTFGGFVGASVGHIGIGLLALFAIFLPGMLILLAVLPFWAKVRENAQIRRILAGVNAAVVGILAAAFYDPVITAGIGDWRDGLIALAVLAGLASGRLPVWLLILIAAACGALFL; from the coding sequence ATGGCAAGAATGGCGGAGATCTTCGCGGCGTTTTTCAAACTGGGTCTGACCACCTTCGGCGGGCCCGTGGCCCATATTGGCTTCTTTCAGCGGGTCTTCGTTCAGGAACGCCAGTGGCTAGATTCGGCCACCTATGCCGAGCTGGTCGCTCTCTGCCAGTTCTTACCGGGCCCGGCCAGCAGTCAGGTGGGTTTCGCCATTGGCCTGCACCGAGGCGGCCTGCCCGGCGCGATGATGGCCTGGCTGGCCTTTACCCTGCCCTCCGCCGCAATCATGATCGGCCTCGGCGTCGGCATCATGGCCCTGGACCCGGCCGACTATGAGGGTCTGATCCGGGCCTTGAAGGCCGCCGCCGTGGGTGTGGTGGCCTGGGCCATCTGGGGCATGGGCCGACAACTCACCCCGGATTGGCAACGTATCCTGATGGCGGCCCTGGCCGTGGCCACCGCCATCATGATGACCCAGCTGCTGAACCTGGCCGTACTCGGGCAAGTCGCCGCCCTGATACTGGGCGCCTTGCTGGCACCTCTGCTGTTGGGCAAAACCGTGAAAACCGCCGGGGCACCCTTGTCCATTCCCTTCCACCGGCGGGGTGGCTTGTTGGCGGGCGGCCTGTTTCTCCTTTTCCTAAGCACCCTACCCCTGCTGGCTTGGCTGTTCCCGGCCACTTGGACCGCCGCCATGGATGTCATGTATCGGGCGGGGGCCCTGGTCTTTGGCGGTGGACATGTGGTCCTGCCCCTGCTGCATGCTGGCACCGCTGACATGATGGATGAGGATCTCTTTCTCGCCGGCTATGGCGCGGCCCAGGCCCTGCCCGGCCCCCTGTTTACCTTCGGCGGCTTCGTCGGCGCCAGCGTCGGCCATATCGGCATCGGCCTATTGGCCCTGTTCGCCATCTTCCTGCCGGGGATGCTGATCCTGCTGGCGGTGCTGCCCTTCTGGGCAAAGGTCCGGGAAAACGCCCAGATCCGGCGAATCCTGGCCGGCGTGAATGCGGCCGTGGTGGGTATTCTCGCGGCGGCCTTCTACGATCCGGTTATCACCGCAGGGATCGGTGACTGGCGGGATGGCCTGATCGCCCTAGCTGTATTGGCCGGACTGGCATCAGGCCGCTTGCCGGTTTGGTTGCTGATTCTAATAGCTGCGGCCTGTGGAGCTCTATTCCTATAA
- a CDS encoding AAA family ATPase: MSQSAVKPPVGSLKADKHELAVQLRAGNGLITMETRDELRAEQLFRHTLREVFRPLFRWTAAGGLERLDMDAPVDDDVNSPEAVLRYIRDRQEPGVFLLMDFHPYLDNPIHVRLLREVARAASPGAPNVVMISPELDLPRELQPLAVPFDLSVPTEEELEYMVREEGQAWAEHNHGQRVKASRRALNLLINNLRGLPMKDARRLARNAIWNDGALTEKDLPDVMEAKFRMLDPGGVLSFEMETESFAQVAGLSRLKDWLNQRAPIFAKGEPPPGLDMPRGILLLGVQGCGKSLAARAVAGVFGVPLLRLDCGALYNKYHGESERNLRESLASAELMAPCVLWLDEIEKGMSVSDTDGGTSQRMLGSFLTWMAERGKPVFLVATANDIEKLPPEMVRQGRFDEIFFVDLPSRSVRQSVIAIHLQRRELDPDDYDLDRLADVSEGYSGAELEQAVVSACYAAYANGGAPDSEGIRKAIADTRPLSVVRRESIESLRAWAAERTVPAD, translated from the coding sequence ATGAGTCAGAGCGCTGTGAAACCACCGGTGGGGAGCCTGAAGGCCGACAAGCATGAGCTGGCGGTGCAGCTCCGGGCTGGCAATGGCCTGATCACCATGGAGACCCGGGACGAGCTGCGGGCCGAACAGTTATTTCGTCATACCCTGCGTGAGGTGTTCCGGCCGCTGTTTCGGTGGACGGCGGCTGGCGGCCTGGAACGGCTGGACATGGATGCGCCCGTCGACGATGACGTGAATTCCCCGGAGGCCGTGCTGCGCTACATCCGCGATCGCCAGGAGCCGGGCGTGTTTCTGCTGATGGATTTCCACCCTTACCTGGACAACCCCATCCATGTTCGCTTGTTGCGGGAAGTGGCTCGGGCCGCATCCCCCGGTGCACCCAATGTGGTCATGATCAGCCCGGAGCTGGATCTTCCCCGGGAGTTGCAGCCCCTGGCCGTGCCCTTTGATCTGTCCGTGCCCACGGAAGAGGAACTGGAGTACATGGTCCGGGAGGAGGGCCAGGCCTGGGCCGAGCACAATCATGGTCAGCGGGTGAAGGCCAGCCGCCGGGCCCTGAACCTGTTGATCAACAATCTTCGTGGCCTGCCCATGAAGGATGCTCGTCGTCTGGCCCGCAACGCCATTTGGAACGACGGGGCTCTGACGGAGAAAGATCTGCCCGATGTCATGGAGGCCAAGTTCCGCATGCTGGACCCGGGCGGAGTCCTAAGCTTCGAGATGGAGACGGAAAGCTTTGCCCAGGTAGCGGGCCTGTCGCGTCTCAAGGACTGGTTGAATCAGCGGGCCCCTATCTTCGCCAAGGGCGAGCCGCCCCCCGGCCTGGATATGCCCCGGGGGATTCTGCTGCTGGGGGTGCAGGGTTGTGGCAAATCCCTGGCGGCCAGGGCCGTGGCCGGGGTCTTTGGCGTGCCCTTGCTGCGCCTGGATTGCGGAGCGCTGTATAACAAATACCATGGCGAGAGTGAGCGCAATCTACGCGAATCCCTCGCCAGCGCCGAGCTGATGGCGCCTTGCGTGTTGTGGCTGGATGAGATCGAGAAGGGCATGTCCGTTTCGGATACGGATGGCGGAACGTCCCAGCGGATGTTGGGCAGCTTTCTCACCTGGATGGCAGAGCGGGGCAAGCCGGTATTTTTGGTCGCCACCGCCAATGACATTGAGAAACTGCCGCCAGAGATGGTCCGCCAGGGTCGTTTCGATGAAATCTTTTTTGTGGATCTGCCCAGCCGGTCAGTACGCCAGTCCGTGATTGCCATACACCTGCAACGCCGTGAGCTGGATCCAGACGATTATGACCTGGATAGGCTGGCGGATGTCAGCGAAGGCTATTCCGGCGCGGAGCTGGAACAGGCCGTGGTGTCCGCCTGTTATGCCGCCTATGCCAACGGCGGGGCACCGGACAGTGAGGGGATTCGCAAGGCCATTGCCGACACCCGGCCCTTGTCCGTGGTCCGGCGTGAAAGCATCGAATCGCTGAGGGCCTGGGCCGCGGAACGAACAGTGCCGGCAGACTGA
- the galU gene encoding UTP--glucose-1-phosphate uridylyltransferase GalU → MSQKIRKAVFPVAGLGTRFLPATKANPKEMLPVVDKPLIQYAAEEAVEAGAEVLIFVTGRNKRAIPDHFDRAYELENELALREKDDRLKAIQNIVPPGVDCVYIRQAEALGLGHAVHCARNLVGDEPFYVVLADDLVHSNGLGCLSQMRAQYEKLGGSILGTQHVSDEHVSRYGIVEGEVVDEQLRRLRGMVEKPSPDKAPSNMGVIGRYVLTPRIFDLLATTGRGAGGEIQLTDALDRLLREEAVYAFDFEGKRYDCGDKLGYLEANVELALAHKELGTDFREYLRNLSKSLGFVGD, encoded by the coding sequence GTGAGTCAGAAAATCCGCAAGGCCGTATTCCCCGTTGCTGGCTTGGGGACCCGTTTCCTGCCGGCGACCAAGGCGAATCCGAAGGAAATGCTTCCGGTGGTGGATAAGCCGTTGATCCAGTATGCGGCGGAGGAGGCCGTGGAAGCGGGTGCGGAAGTGTTGATCTTTGTGACCGGACGCAACAAGCGGGCAATCCCGGACCATTTCGATCGCGCTTATGAGCTGGAAAACGAGTTGGCTCTGCGAGAGAAGGATGACCGCCTAAAGGCCATTCAGAATATCGTGCCGCCTGGGGTGGATTGTGTCTATATACGCCAAGCCGAGGCCTTGGGGCTGGGTCACGCCGTGCATTGCGCCCGCAACCTGGTGGGCGATGAGCCGTTTTATGTGGTGCTGGCCGATGACTTGGTCCATTCCAATGGCCTGGGCTGTCTCAGTCAGATGCGGGCGCAATATGAAAAGCTGGGAGGCAGTATTTTGGGCACCCAGCATGTTTCCGACGAGCATGTCTCCCGTTACGGTATTGTGGAAGGGGAAGTGGTGGACGAACAGTTACGTCGTCTGCGTGGCATGGTTGAAAAACCCAGCCCCGATAAGGCCCCATCCAATATGGGCGTGATTGGCCGTTATGTGCTGACACCGCGTATTTTTGATTTGCTGGCCACCACCGGCCGGGGCGCCGGTGGTGAGATTCAGTTAACCGATGCCCTTGACCGTCTGTTGCGGGAAGAGGCGGTATACGCCTTTGATTTCGAAGGCAAACGCTACGATTGTGGCGACAAGCTGGGCTATCTGGAAGCCAATGTTGAGCTGGCCCTGGCCCACAAGGAGCTTGGTACCGATTTCCGGGAATATCTGCGCAACTTATCAAAGTCTCTCGGATTTGTGGGAGATTAA